Proteins found in one Alicyclobacillus cycloheptanicus genomic segment:
- a CDS encoding YlbF family regulator, producing MNRDRLEQKAAQIALTIARSEAAARYWQARDKMETHTRAQELYDELKLKTNARMILEERLPKDHPKVMLAKLEEQEAESKLREIPVALQYQEAKDELNEMVQGVVQLLLRRLSTYVPVEPGPRQGCGKGHGGAGCDCGK from the coding sequence ATGAACCGCGATCGACTCGAACAAAAGGCCGCACAGATTGCGCTCACCATTGCCCGCTCCGAGGCGGCGGCACGGTATTGGCAGGCGCGCGACAAAATGGAGACACACACCAGGGCGCAGGAACTGTACGACGAGTTGAAGCTGAAGACCAATGCCCGAATGATTCTCGAGGAGCGGCTGCCCAAGGACCACCCGAAGGTGATGCTGGCCAAGCTGGAGGAGCAGGAGGCAGAGTCGAAGCTGCGGGAGATCCCGGTCGCGCTGCAGTACCAGGAAGCCAAGGATGAATTGAACGAAATGGTGCAGGGCGTCGTACAGCTCTTGCTTCGCCGCTTGTCGACGTACGTCCCGGTGGAGCCGGGTCCGCGCCAGGGCTGCGGCAAGGGCCACGGCGGTGCTGGGTGCGACTGCGGCAAGTGA
- the miaB gene encoding tRNA (N6-isopentenyl adenosine(37)-C2)-methylthiotransferase MiaB, which yields MENLITQLREGRLRPGAGLTFGTHRQSPVDRVALDVEQLAEGCHVGTKPDGTPYRFLIKTYGCQMNEHDTEVMAGLLLAMGYQPAAQDDEADFILFNTCAVRENAEDKVFGEIGRLRPLKAVNPELVLGLCGCMAQEKGVQQLVQSKFPWVDVVFGTHNIHRLPKLLTEARNSRTTVMEVWDQAAQTVEDLPKLRKDKVRAWVNIQYGCNKFCTYCIVPYTRGSERSRLPEDILAEVRQLAAEGFKEITLLGQNVNDYGVDLGHVTFAQLLREVNRVPGVERIRFTTSNPWNFTDDLIAAIAECEHVAEHIHLPVQSGNNQVLKRMNRTHTREFYLELVAKIRAAIPNVVLTTDIIVGFPGETEAQFQDTLSLVEQVQFDNAFTFIYSPRENTPAAGFADDTPLAEKKNRLYRLNALQYDISRKHNEALRGQVLEVLVEGPSKTNAAVLAGRTRSNKLVLFEGDPSLIGQLVQVQIVEPQTWTLKGTYLPERTEVLA from the coding sequence ATGGAAAATCTAATCACGCAGCTGCGGGAAGGCCGATTGCGCCCCGGGGCAGGCCTGACGTTTGGCACGCATCGACAGAGCCCTGTCGACCGCGTCGCGCTCGATGTCGAGCAGCTGGCAGAAGGCTGCCACGTAGGGACGAAGCCAGATGGGACGCCCTATCGCTTCCTCATCAAAACCTACGGCTGTCAAATGAATGAACACGATACAGAAGTGATGGCCGGCTTGTTGCTTGCGATGGGTTATCAACCTGCAGCGCAGGACGACGAGGCTGACTTCATTTTATTCAATACATGTGCGGTCCGCGAGAATGCGGAAGACAAGGTGTTTGGCGAGATTGGCCGACTGCGTCCGTTGAAGGCCGTCAACCCAGAACTGGTGCTGGGACTTTGCGGCTGCATGGCGCAGGAGAAAGGCGTCCAGCAGCTGGTGCAAAGCAAGTTCCCGTGGGTGGACGTGGTGTTTGGCACGCACAACATTCATCGCCTGCCCAAACTCTTGACCGAGGCACGCAACAGCCGCACGACGGTGATGGAAGTGTGGGACCAAGCCGCACAGACCGTCGAAGACCTGCCCAAGCTGCGCAAAGACAAGGTGCGTGCGTGGGTGAACATCCAGTACGGGTGCAACAAGTTTTGCACGTACTGCATTGTGCCATACACCCGCGGCAGCGAGCGCAGCCGGCTGCCGGAAGACATTCTGGCGGAAGTTCGTCAATTGGCGGCTGAGGGGTTCAAGGAAATCACCCTGCTCGGCCAAAACGTCAACGACTATGGGGTCGATTTGGGCCATGTGACGTTCGCCCAGCTGCTGCGCGAGGTCAACCGCGTGCCGGGCGTCGAGCGCATCCGCTTCACGACGTCCAATCCGTGGAATTTCACGGACGACCTCATCGCAGCGATTGCCGAGTGCGAACACGTCGCAGAGCACATCCATTTGCCAGTTCAGTCCGGCAACAACCAGGTCCTCAAGCGCATGAACCGAACACATACGCGCGAGTTTTACCTGGAACTGGTCGCGAAGATTCGGGCGGCCATCCCGAATGTGGTGCTGACCACAGACATTATTGTCGGTTTCCCAGGGGAGACCGAGGCACAGTTTCAGGATACGTTGTCGCTCGTCGAGCAGGTGCAGTTTGACAACGCCTTTACGTTCATTTATTCGCCGCGGGAGAATACCCCTGCGGCCGGATTTGCGGATGACACGCCGCTTGCGGAAAAGAAAAACCGGCTCTATCGCCTCAATGCGCTGCAGTACGACATCAGCCGCAAACACAACGAGGCCCTCCGCGGTCAGGTGCTCGAAGTGCTGGTGGAAGGCCCCAGCAAGACGAATGCTGCGGTGCTGGCTGGGCGGACGCGATCGAACAAACTGGTGCTGTTTGAAGGCGACCCGTCGCTGATTGGCCAACTCGTTCAAGTGCAGATTGTCGAGCCGCAGACGTGGACCCTGAAGGGGACGTACCTGCCGGAGCGTACAGAGGTGTTGGCATGA
- a CDS encoding YheC/YheD family endospore coat-associated protein gives MSDAMNGELVWYRKNGELRMAVRAGAAFTRKFAQHPQASGVRVANVEVPWVPRDVRQFVYRHPIQIARQEDAWVGGPVFAILAGSGNKIFHGNRGEYRDLLREGRRARTFVYVLPAASVNPADDLWRGYVRVGTGAWMGLPCPRPEAVYNRIPTRNLERTPTAERARALLNVLAIPMFNPSYFNKAEIYQVVANAPVRRFLPETAGLSKLGLYNMIQVHRSVYLKPSGGSVGHGIMLVSQDPEGYRLSVMKSSSCRSFIASNYETLWKAVGQHKLPGRYVLQAAKPLITWQDRPCDFRVLLQKHDGEWQVVGVGVRVAGDGAITTHVPNGGHIAAADAVIDKWFGKGGDRVRRRLEETVLEMARVIDRHYTALLGEMSMDMGIDPQGNIWFFEANSKPMKFDEPEIHKRSLQGVLEHLNEIRARHAVQPEL, from the coding sequence TTGAGTGACGCAATGAACGGTGAACTGGTCTGGTACAGAAAGAATGGGGAGCTTCGGATGGCGGTGCGAGCCGGTGCGGCATTCACACGCAAGTTTGCACAGCACCCCCAGGCAAGCGGCGTGCGGGTTGCCAACGTGGAAGTGCCCTGGGTACCGCGCGACGTGCGTCAGTTCGTGTACCGCCATCCGATTCAAATCGCGCGGCAAGAGGACGCCTGGGTGGGCGGACCGGTGTTCGCGATTCTCGCAGGCTCGGGGAACAAAATCTTTCATGGCAACCGCGGGGAATACCGCGACCTCCTGCGCGAGGGGCGCCGGGCGCGAACGTTTGTCTACGTGCTGCCCGCGGCGAGCGTCAACCCGGCGGACGACCTGTGGCGGGGGTACGTGCGCGTCGGGACAGGCGCGTGGATGGGCTTGCCGTGCCCGCGTCCGGAGGCCGTGTACAACCGGATTCCAACCCGTAACCTCGAGCGAACCCCGACTGCAGAGCGGGCGCGTGCGCTGCTGAATGTCCTGGCCATCCCGATGTTCAACCCGTCCTACTTCAACAAGGCTGAGATCTACCAGGTGGTCGCGAATGCGCCCGTACGGCGCTTCCTGCCGGAAACAGCGGGACTTTCGAAGCTGGGGTTGTACAACATGATTCAGGTCCACCGGTCGGTCTACTTAAAGCCGTCCGGCGGCAGTGTTGGACACGGCATCATGCTGGTCTCACAGGACCCGGAGGGCTATCGGCTGTCCGTCATGAAAAGCTCGTCCTGCCGCAGCTTTATCGCGTCCAACTATGAAACCTTGTGGAAGGCCGTCGGGCAGCACAAACTGCCCGGGCGGTACGTGCTGCAGGCGGCGAAACCCTTGATTACCTGGCAGGACCGGCCGTGCGATTTTCGCGTGCTGCTGCAAAAACACGACGGCGAGTGGCAGGTGGTCGGGGTCGGTGTGCGCGTCGCGGGGGACGGTGCCATCACGACGCATGTGCCAAACGGCGGGCACATTGCGGCGGCGGACGCCGTGATCGACAAGTGGTTTGGTAAGGGCGGCGACCGCGTCCGGCGGCGATTGGAAGAGACGGTGCTGGAAATGGCGCGGGTCATCGACCGCCACTATACTGCGCTGCTCGGCGAGATGTCGATGGACATGGGCATCGACCCGCAGGGGAACATCTGGTTCTTCGAAGCCAACTCGAAGCCGATGAAATTTGACGAGCCCGAGATTCACAAGCGTTCGCTGCAGGGGGTTTTGGAGCACCTGAATGAGATCCGTGCGCGCCACGCGGTACAACCCGAGCTGTGA
- a CDS encoding putative amidoligase domain-containing protein, which translates to MACYILHAGQASARRLQRRVPRISTYRSASVVDQNDIVIRWGDTDESDPPAGLVLNPKDAIARTRTRAAMGRFLRRTGVRFAQKDAVRSDTGGAVRFQRQYRVPLFDLTPLACFRSDTSPVWINNRIQRLQDSFHEIAFDDEKVTMRVIHLAVRALHALGLDFGLVSVGMTPKGILHVLDVTPRPVLEGRMLELYTSAVENFIDRHERLGRQPVTGVMLGTDVELMLRNNAGKMVLASNYFTRKGRVGCDDRSVQFDGKRLPLMELRPEPDANPLGLVNRLRETMMEGIRTINRRAVEWRGGSMPFRPFSTGAHIHFSNVPFSSQLVKALDNYVGIPLMMVEDPKTASLRRPRYGFLGDVRFKGHGGFEYRTPASFVIDPDVTTAAFCLAYVVAMYHRELPVFDVYEENLQMAFYRGDKEALRGLVDRNFANLRKLPIYERFRDHLDWLHHMIQSGWTWDEEQDVRTAWGLPLAAPKPQRVGTARRRRAAQATG; encoded by the coding sequence GGATGAAAGTGATCCGCCGGCGGGGTTGGTGCTCAACCCAAAAGACGCCATTGCGCGCACCAGGACCCGCGCTGCCATGGGGCGTTTTTTACGAAGAACCGGCGTTCGGTTCGCGCAAAAGGACGCGGTTCGTTCCGACACAGGCGGCGCTGTTCGATTTCAACGCCAGTACCGGGTGCCGCTGTTCGACCTGACGCCGCTCGCCTGTTTTCGGTCAGATACCAGTCCGGTCTGGATCAACAACCGGATTCAACGCCTGCAGGACTCGTTTCACGAAATCGCGTTTGATGACGAAAAGGTCACGATGCGCGTGATTCACCTGGCCGTCCGCGCGCTGCACGCGCTCGGTCTCGATTTTGGCTTGGTGAGTGTCGGGATGACCCCGAAGGGGATTTTGCATGTCCTGGATGTCACGCCCCGCCCGGTGCTCGAAGGGCGGATGCTGGAATTATATACGAGTGCCGTGGAGAACTTCATTGACCGACACGAGCGGTTGGGACGACAACCCGTGACGGGGGTGATGCTCGGCACGGACGTGGAACTGATGCTGCGCAACAACGCCGGAAAAATGGTGCTGGCGAGCAACTACTTCACGCGCAAGGGGCGGGTCGGGTGCGACGACCGAAGTGTTCAGTTCGACGGGAAGCGGCTGCCCTTAATGGAGCTGCGCCCGGAGCCGGACGCCAATCCGCTGGGGCTGGTCAACCGTCTTCGCGAGACGATGATGGAAGGGATTCGAACCATCAATCGACGTGCGGTGGAGTGGCGCGGGGGCAGCATGCCGTTTCGCCCGTTCTCGACCGGGGCGCACATTCACTTCTCCAACGTTCCCTTTTCCAGCCAGTTGGTGAAGGCCCTCGACAACTATGTCGGCATTCCGCTCATGATGGTGGAGGATCCCAAGACCGCTTCTCTCCGCCGGCCGCGCTACGGGTTTCTTGGCGACGTTCGGTTCAAGGGGCATGGTGGGTTTGAATATCGTACACCGGCCAGCTTTGTGATAGACCCGGATGTGACAACGGCCGCCTTCTGCTTGGCGTATGTGGTGGCCATGTACCACCGGGAACTGCCGGTGTTTGACGTATACGAGGAGAACTTGCAGATGGCGTTCTACCGGGGGGATAAGGAAGCGCTGCGCGGGCTGGTCGACCGAAACTTCGCCAACCTGCGAAAACTCCCGATTTATGAGCGCTTTCGAGACCACCTCGATTGGCTGCATCATATGATTCAAAGCGGCTGGACCTGGGATGAAGAACAGGACGTTCGGACGGCGTGGGGATTGCCGCTTGCAGCCCCGAAGCCGCAGCGGGTTGGGACCGCGCGCAGGCGGCGCGCGGCGCAGGCGACCGGGTAG